Genomic DNA from Funiculus sociatus GB2-C1:
TCTCTTCAATCTCCGCCCCCTAAAGCGTCTGCCAAATCCTGTAATTGCTTAGTCAGACTACACTTAAGGCTGGTTATTTGGCTACTGGGTCATCCAAATGAGCGAACGGTGAGAAATACGTTCGCGACATAGGAAATAAACTGGCAACTGTGGCGGGACGGAGTGATTTTGAGTATGAATTTTATGTTGTCTTAGATGACAAACTAAATGCTTTTGCTCTCCCAGGCGGCAAAGTTTTTGTAAATGCTGGTGCAATTACTCGCACTAATTCAGAAGCAGAATTAGCTGGTTTATTGGCACATGAATTATCTCATGCTGTATTATCTCATGGGTTTCAACTGGTAACGCAAGGAAACCTTACTTCTAGCGTGACAGGATTTATTCCCTATGCGGGAGGTACTGTCACCAATCTCATCGTTTCCGACTACAGCCGCGACATGGAACGTCAGGCGGATATTCTCGGAACTCGCCTGATTGCTGCTACCGGATATGCTGCTGATGGGTTGCGTAATCTGACAGTAACGCTGAAAGAGGAAGATAGCGATCGCCCAATTTTTACTTGGCTCTCAACTCATCCTGTCACCGATGAGCGGATTCGTTATTTGGAAAGTTTGATTGAAGGCAACGGTTACAACCGCTATGCTTATGAAGGAGTAGCGCGACACAATGAAATCAAGGCTAAAGTAAAACAACTCCTAGATGAGGCTAAGAAGAAGGAAAAAGAACGCAAACGACAACGCGATCGCAATTAGATGTAGGTTGGATTGAGGAACCTCACCCAACATTGATATGGGTTTGATGGGTAACTACAAATAATGATCTGCATCTACTTAGTAATTAGTAATCAGTTATGCAAAGAATATTAGAACCCGAAGTCATGGACAGTTGGGAAGAAGCAACTGAATATGACGCAATGGATTTCACTGAGATAAACGCGGCTTTTGCTCAACGTGCGATTGAGTTAATAGAGTCCCCAACTGCAACCATTCTCGATGCTGGAACTGGTACAGCGCGAATTCCTATTTTAATTGCACAGCAGCGAAGTCAATGGCAAATTATCGGCATTGACATGGCAGAATATATGCTACAAATCGGCAGGAAGAATGTAGAGAATGCCGGCTTGCAACAACAAATAAGTTTAAAATTAGTGGATGCCAAGCACTTACCATATCAAGATGGTACATTTGATATGGTTATTTCCAATAGCCTTATCCATCACCTGCCAAATCCACTGCCTTTTTTACAAGAATTGCAGCGAGTGCTAAAACCTAATGGCGCAATTCTCCTCCGGGACTTGATTCATCCTCCAAGTGAGGAAATTATCAATTCTCTGGTTCAAAGTATCGGAGAAGAGTATAACGAACACCAGAAAAAGTTATTCCGCGATTCTCTCCACGCCGCCTTTACTCTAGATGAGGTAAACGAGTTGGTGCAACAGGCTGGAGTGTCCAATGTTACAGTTTACCAATCAAGCGATCGCCATTGGACAGCAGAACGATTCTGGAATGCCTAATTTATAACTTTTGCTAACATCAATAGGAAGCTGTTTTAGAGATAAAACAGCTTTCTAAAAAATCTTAAGTTTGTTCAAAATAACGTTTACATTTTTTGGGAATCGTACTTTAATATAAGTGGTATTGACAGGGTAGGCATGATGCCTGCCCTGTTGCTTTTTTATTCCTAAGGTTTAGTCGGGTCGGCATTGCCACCCCTAGAGTCCAACACCAGTTTTTAGAGGTCAGAGTAATTGTGAAAGTAGGATTTTTAGGGACTGGGTTAATGGGACAGCCGATGGTCAAAAGGCTGTTAGAAGCTAAAATTTCGGTGGTTGCATACAATCGCACCCAATCGAAACTAGCACCTTTGCGAGATGCGGGTGCTAAAATTGCTGACTCTCCGCAAGAAGCAATTCGCGAGTCTGATTGCGTAATTTTGATGCTGACAAATGCTACAGCAATTCATGATACTTTATTGTCCAAAGCTTCCCGACAAGAATTAAAAGGTCGCACAGTCGTTCAAATGGGGACGATTTCGCCAAGCGACAGTAAAGCGATCGCATCTGAAGTTGTTGCTGCTGGTGGCGAGTACATTGAAGCACCCGTACTGGGAAGTATTCCGGAAGCCGAGGCAGGTAAATTAATGGTAATGGTCGGGGCTTCTGGCGAACAATTTGAAAAGTGGTTGCCATTACTAAAAAACTTTGGTTCAGAACCCCTGCATATTGGCGAAATTGGTGCTGCTGCTGCTGTGAAATTAGCCCTTAATCAACTGATAGCTTCTTTAACAAGTACCTTTGCACTAAGTTTAGGATTTGTTCAAAATCAAGGTGTCGAAGTCGAGAAATTCATGCAAATTCTGCGACAAAGCGCCCTCTACGCACCAACATTTGATAAAAAGTTGCAGCGAATGTTAGATAGAAACTACGAAAATCCCAACTTTCCGACTAAACATTTACTGAAAGATACTAACTTATTTCTTACTGAAGCTAAGTCAGAGGGGTTGAACGTCAGCAGTTTGGAAGGCATTCGTCAAATTTTAGAAATAGCACAAAATATGGGTTTGGCTGATGACGATTATTCAGCCTTATTTTCTGCTATTAATCCCAAAAATGATTAATTTAACGTAAAGGTAGCGCTGTCGCGCCGCTTCGCTAACGCAAATAATCCTCTGCCTCCCTCAGAGTTAAAAATTCCCTTAGAAAAAATAAACTGTACAAGCCATAATAATTCCTGAACAAAGAATTAACTTCTAGTTAATCAAAGCTTTGTCGAAGGTTGATGAACGCCAATTAAGCTATTCTACGCATAAACGCGGAGAACACCATGTCTTTATCACGGCGGCAATTCTTCACCCTAGCAGGCACCAGTGCTGCGGGTGTTGTTTTAATGTCCCCTCTAGAAGCTCTTTATACCAGAGTAGCCAACGGTCAATCAGTGAGTGGGGGAGGTTATGGCCCGCTTATTCCAGATCCCAATGGTTTGTTAGATTTACCACGCGGATTTCAATATCGCGCCATCTCTCGCACCGGGGACATGATGAACGATCGTAACCCAGTGCCGGGTGGTCACGATGGCATGGCTGCGTTCCCCGGCCCTAATAACACAACTATCCTAGTTCGCAATCACGAATTAAGCCCGAATTCCACCACGCAAGTTGCCGGACTCAAGTACGATAATCTCTGTAAAGGTGGCACAACAACACTGATCGTAGGGCCGGATCGCCAATTAAAGAGTCATTATGCTTCCCTAGCGGGAACCTACCGTAACTGTGCGGGTGGCCCTACTCCTTGGGGTTCGTGGATAAGCTGTGAAGAAAATACCTCGACTCCCGCTACAAACGATCCAGTTAATACGACTGGTAATGTCGAGAAACGTCACGGTTATAACTTTGAAGTTCCGGCGAATGCAAAAAGAAATGTGGTTCCTGTGCCTCTAAGAGCAATGGGGCGTTTTAACCACGAAGCAGTTGCAGTTGATCCGAAAACTGGAATTGTTTATGAAACTGAAGATAGAGGAGATAGTCTCTTCTATCGCTTTATTCCAAATCAACCGGGGAACCTCGTAGCAGGCGGTGTTTTGGAAGCTTTGAAAATTAAAGGAATGCCCCAGGCAATTACTAAAACTAATTTCCCGGTGCGTAAACCGATGGAAGTTGAATGGGTTCGCATCGACAATCCTGATCCTGATACGGATACTGTCCGCCTCGAAGGCTTCAGCAAGGGAGCAGCCCAATTTACACGTGGGGAAGGAATCTGGTACGGCAAAGGTGAATTTTACTTTTGCTGCACTAATGGTGGAGAAAAAGGATTGGGTCAAGTTTGGCGCTACGTTCCTGGTACAAATGCACAAGAAGGCGGCACTCTCGAACTATTTGTTGAACCAAACAATGAAAATGTATTAGAGGGCCCGGATAACATTGTTGTGGCTCCTTTTGGCGATTTGATCATCTGTGAAGATGGTGACGACGAGCAATTTGTAGTCGGCGTGACTCAAAAGGGCGAACTCTATCAATTTGCTCGGAATGCGATCAATGATAGAGAGTTCGCTGGTGCCTGTTTTTCACCTGACGGACAAACCATGTTTGTTAATATTCAAACCCCAGGCATCACGTTTGCTATTTGGGGACCTTGGGCAAGAGGATAAGAATTGGTAATTGGTAATTAGTAATTGTAGAGGTGTCATAAAAACGTCTCTACAATTATCAGGGCCGATTACCAATTATTTGCAAGGTAAACATTGGTGCTATAGACCAAATATACAAAGCCTCGCTCATTACAAGCGCTTGCATATAGTTCTTGCAAATTAGAGATGAGTTGCTGTTGTGTTTGCCCTCCTTTTGGAATGTAGGATACACTTTGCGCTCTACCAACTAATCCCTCTAAATCTAACTCTTGCTGATACTCAAAAGTTAGGCAGCGGACATTAGGGAAATGCGGATTGGAGAAAAGCGGATCTGCACAAACCATCCGCTTTTCTGCTGGATGATTGTTCGATGCAGCCTGAATTATGCGGCTGTAATTTGCTGTGAATTCGTCGTTGCACTCTCGATCGTTCCACACTACAGCTAATCTACCATTGGATTTAAGAATGCGGCGAAACTCTTGCAAAGTTGGTTCCGGATTAAACCAATGGAAAGATTGGAAACAAGTCACCAAGTCAACTGATGCGCCTGGTAAATTAGTTGCTTCCGCTGTCCCTTCACGAAACTCTACTAAGGGATGCGGTGATGCAGCTTTTCTCATCGCTGCATTTGGTTCGATGGCAATTACTCGCACCCCACGTTCAGCTAAAAGACGTGAAGATATACCCGTACCCGCACCAATATCTGCTGCTACGAGTTGCGAAGGTTCTCCCAATCCTTCCAGAATAGAGTCAATGGCAGGGGTTGGATAACTCGGTCGATGTTTCGCATAATCCGCCGCCCTGTCAGAAAATCGCGAGAGGGGATTCATTGCGTGTAGGGGAGTGTCTTTTGAGTTAGTTTCGTTCACAAGTAGCACCAACTAACAACTTTTCACTATAGCAGGCCTATTTGCTCTATAAAAAAACGAACCGCTGAGACGCAGAAAACCCAGAAAAAGAGACGAGGGAGAATTTACAACTATGGCAAGGATTGCTATAAATCAAATCAAAAAGACTTGAGGAGGTAACAAGAAAATACGCAAGTTTGTTGTTTAAAATTGGCTTATACGTTGTGTCTCCATAATAAGAGAATAGATGTATTGCGCTCTAGTGAGAATTGATATAGAAACTATTAAAACTGACAAGGTTTTTCCTACCTCTAGACTTTACTTTGATTTTTATGATAAAATACTTCTGATGAGTAAGAATTAGGTTTTAATATTTTTCAAGACAGATTTTTATTATTTTAGTAATACCCCTATAACAGCTCTTTTGTAGTAATAGTCAATACACTTTATTTAATTTTAGATAGCATTTGGTGGGCGATGCCCACCAAACAAAACCTACTTAAAATTCCCCTAGAGCATCGCTGCGTTTTCTTCTGGTTCGTCGCCGTAGTTTCTGTGCCAGGAAAGCTGCTTCCCGTTCAGCTTTGTATAAATCAATTGGTCGCGTGGTTAACACTAATGAGCCATCTTGCTTTTGTTTCATGTAAGGTACAGTCCTTGTTTTGTATTCGCAAATTTCAGCCTTCTTGTTGATGGCTCTCAATTCAGCGTTAATTTGAGTGGAGATGTCTTGGAGCTCAAGGATTGCCGCATCTAACTCACTTGAAAGTTGATTGATGCGTTGTGCTTGTGCCTCCAAGCTTTTCAATCTGTCATTCAGCCTTTGCTGTAGCAGTTCTTTGTAGCTTTTTACTGGCAAAGATGGAATAAACCTCGATGAGTTAGCTGTCGATTGTGGCCGTGCTTTAGTAGTGGTAATAGTTTGCAATGAAACGCATTTTTGCTGAGAACTTTCCAGCTGTGCGGGATGCCGTTTTGATTTGCCGCTTAAGAGTGGAACTACTTTGAGGTTTGCTTGCCCTTTTCTCATGTCGAGGCTCGGATTAGCTTAATGATACAAATGTACTATACAACAAGTGCGATCGCTACCCGCTATAGCAATTTGCATTCCCGTAGAGCAATATAGGTGGGAGCGCAGTTAAAAAACGGAGTGCATATAATGGCAAGAGTTGCCTCAACCATGTTGCCGCTAGGCACATTAGCCCCCGATTTCCAACTACCGGATGTTTTTGGTGAAACAATTTCCCTCGCCACCATGAAAGGGAAACAAGGATTATTGGTGATGTTTATCTGCAAGCATTGTCCATTTGTCAAGCACGTAGAGGCACAATTAGCGCAAATTGGCAAAGATTACGAAAATAAAAATCTTGGGATTGTGGCAATCAGTGCCAACGATGCCAGCAACTACCCGGATGATGCCCCCGACCAACTTCAGGCAATGGCTAAAGAGTTGGGATTCACTTTTCCTTTGTGCTAT
This window encodes:
- a CDS encoding alkaline phosphatase PhoX, with product MSLSRRQFFTLAGTSAAGVVLMSPLEALYTRVANGQSVSGGGYGPLIPDPNGLLDLPRGFQYRAISRTGDMMNDRNPVPGGHDGMAAFPGPNNTTILVRNHELSPNSTTQVAGLKYDNLCKGGTTTLIVGPDRQLKSHYASLAGTYRNCAGGPTPWGSWISCEENTSTPATNDPVNTTGNVEKRHGYNFEVPANAKRNVVPVPLRAMGRFNHEAVAVDPKTGIVYETEDRGDSLFYRFIPNQPGNLVAGGVLEALKIKGMPQAITKTNFPVRKPMEVEWVRIDNPDPDTDTVRLEGFSKGAAQFTRGEGIWYGKGEFYFCCTNGGEKGLGQVWRYVPGTNAQEGGTLELFVEPNNENVLEGPDNIVVAPFGDLIICEDGDDEQFVVGVTQKGELYQFARNAINDREFAGACFSPDGQTMFVNIQTPGITFAIWGPWARG
- a CDS encoding NAD(P)-binding domain-containing protein, translated to MKVGFLGTGLMGQPMVKRLLEAKISVVAYNRTQSKLAPLRDAGAKIADSPQEAIRESDCVILMLTNATAIHDTLLSKASRQELKGRTVVQMGTISPSDSKAIASEVVAAGGEYIEAPVLGSIPEAEAGKLMVMVGASGEQFEKWLPLLKNFGSEPLHIGEIGAAAAVKLALNQLIASLTSTFALSLGFVQNQGVEVEKFMQILRQSALYAPTFDKKLQRMLDRNYENPNFPTKHLLKDTNLFLTEAKSEGLNVSSLEGIRQILEIAQNMGLADDDYSALFSAINPKND
- a CDS encoding class I SAM-dependent methyltransferase; its protein translation is MQRILEPEVMDSWEEATEYDAMDFTEINAAFAQRAIELIESPTATILDAGTGTARIPILIAQQRSQWQIIGIDMAEYMLQIGRKNVENAGLQQQISLKLVDAKHLPYQDGTFDMVISNSLIHHLPNPLPFLQELQRVLKPNGAILLRDLIHPPSEEIINSLVQSIGEEYNEHQKKLFRDSLHAAFTLDEVNELVQQAGVSNVTVYQSSDRHWTAERFWNA
- a CDS encoding methyltransferase domain-containing protein, with amino-acid sequence MNPLSRFSDRAADYAKHRPSYPTPAIDSILEGLGEPSQLVAADIGAGTGISSRLLAERGVRVIAIEPNAAMRKAASPHPLVEFREGTAEATNLPGASVDLVTCFQSFHWFNPEPTLQEFRRILKSNGRLAVVWNDRECNDEFTANYSRIIQAASNNHPAEKRMVCADPLFSNPHFPNVRCLTFEYQQELDLEGLVGRAQSVSYIPKGGQTQQQLISNLQELYASACNERGFVYLVYSTNVYLANNW
- a CDS encoding thioredoxin family protein, coding for MARVASTMLPLGTLAPDFQLPDVFGETISLATMKGKQGLLVMFICKHCPFVKHVEAQLAQIGKDYENKNLGIVAISANDASNYPDDAPDQLQAMAKELGFTFPLCYDETQETAKAYTAACTPDFFLFDGNRSLVYRGQLDDSRPGNDKPVTGQDLRNAIDAVLAGKPISDMQKPSIGCNIKWKPGNAPAYFS